TTCGCTATGCTCATGCTTTTTGACGAGCAAAAGCATCAATACTTCGCTCGTAGACACTCGCTAATCACTGTCCCCAGTAATTCAATAAAAAACGGTTTTTCAGAGGGGGAATAAGCAAACTTTCGTTGTGTCGCTCGTAGATACTCGCTAAAAGGCTCTCATTTGCGTTCTAAGCGATTTTATTTTTATCAACTATAGTTTTACTGTATTTCTATCAAAAGTCGCTAAAACCCCCGTTTTTTTGCGCTTAAATGGGATTTCTAAGGCGTGTAGTCATGGTTATTGTCATTTTCTGGCTTTTTAGGCTCATTTCTCTGCTGTTTTTCTTGTTCTTGGCGTCTTACAAATGCCAAATGTTCTTGTTGCTCTCGTTCTTGTGCATAGCGTTGTTCTTGTTGCTCTCGTTCTTTACGTAACTGCTGTTCTCTAGATTCACGATCTTTTCGGTCGTTTTCGAGCTGTATTGCTCTTTTTTGGGAAAACTCTTGCTGCGCTTCGGTCTCAATTTTTTTTGTAAAAGCCGCATGCAATTCTTGGATTTTTAGATCTTCCATTTCTTCTGCATATAGTCGCTTTTGTTTTTCACCATTTTGAGGACTAAAGTATTTATTTCCATAGTTATCTTCTTCAAATATATAACTATTTATGATCTCCAGTCTTTGATCGCGTACATACTCTTGATACTCAGTTTCTCTGCGTGATATTTCAGAAATTTGATGATCTATATTTGAAATTTGATCATTAAGTTTTCGTTGTTTAACAGTGATGTTCGGTTCGTCAAATTTTGCAAAAGACTTTTTAGGCTGGAGCAGCTGATTTTCTTCTGTCCATTTATTTAAATGATCAGAATATCTCTCTTTTTTTTCTATTTCACTAAGACCAGAAATATGCTTTTGGATGTCTAGTTGGGTGTTGTGTTGGTCGATCAGGTCATTTATTTGATTGATCCATTTTGTTTTAAAAAATAAAGGCTCTTTTTTGCGTAGTTCTGATATTGCAGAACTCATCGTGTCTAATTTTGTTGTTAATTTTGATAATTCTTCATTTTGGAATTCATAAAGTTTCTGAGAAGTTTTTTCTGAATACTCAGCTTGAGAGTATTGAAACTGAAGCTCACTTCGTACTTTTTGAACAAGATCCTCAGATACTTTGATGTTTTCATCCAGTGCGATGACCTTTTTGATTTTTAAATTACGTAGCTTAATTTCATCATTTTTCAGACTAATTTCTGTAAATATCCCTCGTCTCCGGAGGTATGTCGCTTGAGGACCTTCGTGCTGAGTTGCTTCTAGGTCACTTTCCTGGTCTTCATAACTTCTGTGATCGACACGTTCATCAAATCCATTTTGTTCCAGGTGATGATTGCATAACTCTGCAAATGATTCTCTCCAGTGGCTTACAGTTTCTGTGCCATTGTCACGACTGAAGTCCCTATATTTTTTTGCTGAAAAGCCACCCTGCTCATTAATACTTCGGGTTGTGAACATGATGTGTGCATGGTAGTTGCGTTCATCACTTCCACTGTCTGTATGAGGTGCATGAATAGCAGCATCAACGATGACACCGTATTTTTTAACGAGGTTTCGGCAAAGTTCATTGAGCATATTTTCACGCTGTTCAGCGTTTAACTCACTGGGAAATGCAATCTCAAACTCTCTTGCAAGTAATGCATCTTTTCTACGTTCAACCTTTTCGACTTCATTCCAAAGTGTTTGGCGCTTGAGTAACTCAGTATTTGTATTTTCAGGTGCATAGATTTTTGTAAATTCGACACCAGTTTTTCTTGTGTAGTCTTGTTCTTTTCCATAAAAATCGCATACCAATTTTTCACTTGAACGATATGCAGCACAAGCAACGGCCGATCGTCCATTACCTCTACTAATCGTTTTAACTGAAAAATGATATATCGCCATTTTGCTTTTGCTCTTTATTTCGATTTATCGAAATTACCAACATGTATATGTTGGTCAGGGGATTACAAAGGGGATTTACCCCTTGTCGCACCATTGGATGAAATCCAATGGCTAAGTGCGCCCTTCGGGAAAACCACGATAGCATGGGCTGTCTTGAATTTCAATTCAAACAGACCTATGCTTGAGGGGGATTCCTTGAGATGGTGATGGTATGAGTGTTGAAACTTTAGAGCAAAAAATTGCAAAGCAAGAAGAACGATTAAGACAACTAAAAGCACAAAAACAAGCTATTGCTGCTCGTGAAAAAAAGAAAAATTCTGATCGACAAAGAAAAGATGATACTAGACGTAAAATTCTACTGGGAGCTTGGGTTCTAAACAAACTGAAAAATGATGAATCTTTTAAGGGTCAACTAACCGATTTTGAAAAGTTTTTAAGCACGGAAAGTAAGACTGAAGAAAATAGGCAGAAAGATAAAGATCTTTTTAATGGCGTTATATGGAATAACACCTAAATTTCGCATATGAGATTTTGTATTAAATAAAAAAACAATCCCCTAAAAATAGGGGATCTTGTTAGTAATGGAATCGACATTGAATTATAGAGATTCGTTCATCTGTCACTTCATAAACTAATCTATGCTTTTCATCAATCCTACGACTCCAAAATCCTGAAAGATTAGCTTTTAAAGGTTCTGGTTTTCCTGTTCCTTCAAAAGGTGTTCGCTGACATTCTTTGATTAAGGTATTAATACGCTTAAGTATCTTTTTATCCTGTGTCTGCCAATAGATATATTCATCCCAGGCATTATCAGTCCATTCGACGTTACGATTCGTCATCCTCAATCAACTCTCTGTGTTTTGTTTTCCCTGCACGTAATTGAGCAATTGATTCATTTAAACGACTTGCATTATTTGGAGATGAAAGGAGATATAACGTTTCCATTAAGCTATCATAATGATCTTGTCCCATTACTACAGCATGGCCACCTTCTTTTCTTGTAATAAAAGCAACGTCTACATCATCAATTACTTTATCTAAAACAGAT
Above is a window of Acinetobacter sp. WCHA55 DNA encoding:
- the mobQ gene encoding MobQ family relaxase; translation: MAIYHFSVKTISRGNGRSAVACAAYRSSEKLVCDFYGKEQDYTRKTGVEFTKIYAPENTNTELLKRQTLWNEVEKVERRKDALLAREFEIAFPSELNAEQRENMLNELCRNLVKKYGVIVDAAIHAPHTDSGSDERNYHAHIMFTTRSINEQGGFSAKKYRDFSRDNGTETVSHWRESFAELCNHHLEQNGFDERVDHRSYEDQESDLEATQHEGPQATYLRRRGIFTEISLKNDEIKLRNLKIKKVIALDENIKVSEDLVQKVRSELQFQYSQAEYSEKTSQKLYEFQNEELSKLTTKLDTMSSAISELRKKEPLFFKTKWINQINDLIDQHNTQLDIQKHISGLSEIEKKERYSDHLNKWTEENQLLQPKKSFAKFDEPNITVKQRKLNDQISNIDHQISEISRRETEYQEYVRDQRLEIINSYIFEEDNYGNKYFSPQNGEKQKRLYAEEMEDLKIQELHAAFTKKIETEAQQEFSQKRAIQLENDRKDRESREQQLRKEREQQEQRYAQEREQQEHLAFVRRQEQEKQQRNEPKKPENDNNHDYTP
- a CDS encoding Txe/YoeB family addiction module toxin, translating into MTNRNVEWTDNAWDEYIYWQTQDKKILKRINTLIKECQRTPFEGTGKPEPLKANLSGFWSRRIDEKHRLVYEVTDERISIIQCRFHY
- a CDS encoding type II toxin-antitoxin system Phd/YefM family antitoxin; the protein is MHVFTYTDARNNLKSVLDKVIDDVDVAFITRKEGGHAVVMGQDHYDSLMETLYLLSSPNNASRLNESIAQLRAGKTKHRELIEDDES